The genomic region CATGGATTGAATGGTGTCGTTGAGACGCTGGTAGGCGGTTCGGCCCTCGTCGGCCGCGATGAGGAAGTCCCCGTCCGCGGCTCGATTAAGCGCGGCGATCGCCAGCCGGGCCTCGGCGAGATCGAGGATGCGTTCTTCCTCCAGATTAAGGGACGCGGCGCTTCCGTCCGAGATTTCGGTCACTTGCGCGGCCGCGAAGAAAGTGTTGGTGATGTGTCGTTCCGCCTCTGCTTGGCTGGACCATTCGAAGATGAAATGGCGCGAAGCGGCCCGTCGGAGGGTCTGGTCATAGAGCTCGCGGGTTTCGGGGGTGATCCAAAGCGTGGACATGCATCGTTCCTTTCGATGAGCGACGGAGTGAGACTAGTGGGAAACTTGGGGCCGGAAATTCTCAAGGGTTGCGACGGGGTTCTCCGCGTCGAGGTGCCGGTCGTATTCGGCCAGGGCCTTTCCGGCGGCGTCGAGCAGCGCGCGCAGTTCGTCGGCGTCGAGAAAGACGGCGCTGCGGCCCAGATGCAGGGTGGCGTGGCCGTTGCGGCAGAGGGAGACGGCGAAGGTGTTTTTGGAGCGGCATTCGGAATTCATAGGACCTCTTAAAAGAAAGTAATTTTCAATTAATAGAGAAATTAAAAATAATATCCAGAAATGTCAAAGAAATTTTAAATATAGGGCTGATTATTAAATGAAATATATTTTCATTTATAATGACGGCTTTTTCAGAAGGGGGAGTTGGGAGGGGCCGCCTAGGGCTGTGGGGGCGATTTCTCGAGGGATTCCTTCACCACTACGCCGCCGCTGATCAGCAGCTTGAAGGCCTCGTCGACCGGCATGGAGAGCGGCGTCAGCTTGCGCTCCGGCATCATGAAGAAGAAGCCGGTGGTGGGATTGGGCGTGGTGGGGACGAAGACGTTGAGGACGCGCTCTTGCGTCTTGTCTTGGACCTCGCCGGAGGCGGTGCCCGTGACGAAACCCAGGACATAAGTCCCCGGCGAGGGGAACTCCACCAAAACCACGCGGCGGAAGCTCTTTTCCGAATCGCCGGCGACGGTGTTCAGGAACTGCTTGATGGCCTTGTAGATGCCGCGGCCCAAGGGGATGCGGTCGAAGAGACGGTCGCCCATCTCGACGAGCTTCCGCCCCAGGTAAAACCGGGTGAAGGTGCCGGTGAGCAAGATCAGGATCAAGGCGATCAGCAGGCCGATGCCGGGGATATCGCGGCCCAGGATCTGCTCGGGGTGCCATCGCGCCGGGATAAAGGAACGGGAAAAGTCTTCGGCGGTGAAGATCAGGGCCTTGAGCAGCCAGATGGTCCCGGCGATGGGCAGGAGGGTCAAGACCCCCGCCATAAAAGATTGCTTGAGGAATTTCTTCACGCGGAAATTATTAAAGGACATCCCCCGCGATGTCACAATAAATTTACCGATTCTTGTGCAAAAAGACTTGGCGATCCCCCATTTTTCCCCGAAAACGGACCCTGGTAAGGAGGCGCTTATGAAACGGGGATTGGGGATATTGCTGGTTTTTTTCCTGTTCGCGACGGTCGGAGTCGCCCGGGCCAAGGAGAACGACTTCCAGCTCTGGACTGAGCTGAAGATCAGCCACGCCTTCGGAAAAAGCCCTTGGACCCTGCACTGGGCGACCGAAAATCGCTTCAAGAACAACGTCTCGGATTATCTGCTTTTCAACACCACGCTGGGCTTCGATTACAAGATCTTGAAGTGGTTGAAGGGCGGATTTTTCTACCGCTTCGAGAAGCAAGTGGGAAAGGACTATGAAAATCGGATTTTTCCGCAATTCGAGCTCTCCAAGCAATTCGGAGCGGTCGAGTTGAGCAACCGGCAGCGCTTCGAGATCCGTTTTTTCCCGGACGACACCGTCTTCCGCTATCGCGCGCGCTTCCGGATCGCCTTCCCGATCAAGACCTCGCCGGTGTCCTTCAAGCCCTTCATCTCCGAGGAGATCTTCCTCGAGCCGGGCAAGGGCGATTTCAATCAGAACCGCGTCATGGCCGGCAATACCTTCGGTTTCCGGAAGGATAAGATCACTTTCGATCTATACTACTTGTTGCGCAGCTCGGCGGAGAAGGACACGCCAACCGGCAAGAATTGGATCCAGGCCCATGTCCTGGGTACGTCACTGGGATTTAAGTTCTAAAATGATGGGGCAGTGGTCCGAACCTTGGACCTGGGGCTGATGGTAGACCTTGCTCACGCGCGGCCGCAACTCCGGCGTGACGAAGAAATAGTCGATTCTCCAGCCGATGTTCCTCGGCCGGGCCCCGGAGCGATAAGACCACCAAGAATAGTGGTTGGGTCCCGGCTCAAGCTCGCGAAAGATATCCACGAAACCGTTGGCGAGGAATTTGTCGACCCAGGCGCGTTCGACTGGTAGGAA from Deltaproteobacteria bacterium PRO3 harbors:
- a CDS encoding DUF502 domain-containing protein — encoded protein: MSFNNFRVKKFLKQSFMAGVLTLLPIAGTIWLLKALIFTAEDFSRSFIPARWHPEQILGRDIPGIGLLIALILILLTGTFTRFYLGRKLVEMGDRLFDRIPLGRGIYKAIKQFLNTVAGDSEKSFRRVVLVEFPSPGTYVLGFVTGTASGEVQDKTQERVLNVFVPTTPNPTTGFFFMMPERKLTPLSMPVDEAFKLLISGGVVVKESLEKSPPQP
- a CDS encoding DUF2490 domain-containing protein — its product is MPGISRPRICSGCHRAGIKEREKSSAVKIRALSSQMVPAMGRRVKTPAIKDCLRNFFTRKLLKDIPRDVTINLPILVQKDLAIPHFSPKTDPGKEALMKRGLGILLVFFLFATVGVARAKENDFQLWTELKISHAFGKSPWTLHWATENRFKNNVSDYLLFNTTLGFDYKILKWLKGGFFYRFEKQVGKDYENRIFPQFELSKQFGAVELSNRQRFEIRFFPDDTVFRYRARFRIAFPIKTSPVSFKPFISEEIFLEPGKGDFNQNRVMAGNTFGFRKDKITFDLYYLLRSSAEKDTPTGKNWIQAHVLGTSLGFKF